In Paenibacillus sp. J23TS9, a single genomic region encodes these proteins:
- a CDS encoding DUF362 domain-containing protein: MSYVITSACIDEKAADCVDVCPVDCIEEGADQYFIDTDICIECGACEVACPVGAVYYDTDLPEEEKSFIAKAENFYKSK; this comes from the coding sequence ATGTCTTACGTTATTACTTCGGCTTGTATTGATGAGAAAGCAGCCGATTGCGTTGATGTTTGTCCAGTAGATTGCATCGAGGAAGGTGCAGACCAATATTTTATCGACACTGACATTTGCATTGAATGCGGCGCTTGTGAGGTTGCATGCCCGGTTGGTGCAGTGTATTACGATACGGATTTGCCGGAAGAAGAAAAGAGCTTTATTGCCAAAGCTGAGAACTTCTACAAATCCAAATAA
- a CDS encoding Mrp/NBP35 family ATP-binding protein, with translation MKKLTKDDLVAAIAHIKDDEHQLPLTEVGLIRDITTNKDHAALTVLLTPERVSREEELREQITSSLQKTGITDVHIRFKHISKEEKNDIIAIKLNKSVRRAPTLMNSPLVAGDSGVAFIAIASGKGGVGKSTVTVNLAAALVKQGKRVGIIDADIYGYSIPQMLGIKELPQKQGNRIAPVESHGIKVISTGFFVQGNKPVVWRGPMLGKMLGTFLNEVEWGPLDYMILDLPPGTGDIALDMHNRIPHCEEILVTTPHPTANHVAARAGEMAVQTNHPILGVVENMSYFTDPAGERHYLFGRGGGQKLAEELNTKLLAEVPIQSLDAQEGVDPTTPTLFTESSEQWHIFMELAASVIKSQQKVN, from the coding sequence GTGAAAAAATTGACAAAGGATGATCTGGTCGCAGCGATCGCCCACATCAAGGATGATGAACATCAGCTGCCGCTGACAGAGGTTGGATTGATTCGTGATATTACCACGAACAAGGATCATGCCGCTCTTACCGTCCTGCTCACACCGGAACGGGTGTCCCGCGAGGAGGAGCTAAGAGAGCAGATCACAAGCTCACTGCAAAAGACAGGAATTACCGATGTTCATATACGCTTTAAACATATTTCAAAAGAAGAAAAAAATGATATTATAGCTATTAAGCTAAATAAATCGGTGCGCCGTGCTCCAACGTTGATGAATTCACCTTTGGTAGCCGGAGACTCCGGCGTTGCTTTCATAGCCATTGCGAGCGGTAAAGGCGGTGTCGGGAAATCAACCGTCACTGTCAACCTCGCAGCTGCTTTAGTTAAACAAGGAAAGCGCGTGGGTATTATTGATGCCGACATCTACGGATACAGTATTCCGCAAATGCTGGGAATTAAAGAACTGCCGCAAAAGCAAGGTAATCGCATCGCTCCTGTGGAAAGCCATGGCATCAAGGTGATTTCGACCGGTTTTTTCGTACAAGGCAACAAGCCGGTAGTATGGCGCGGGCCAATGCTTGGCAAAATGCTCGGTACTTTCCTGAATGAAGTGGAATGGGGTCCGCTGGATTACATGATCCTGGATCTGCCTCCAGGAACAGGTGATATCGCGCTGGATATGCATAACCGGATTCCACATTGCGAGGAAATCCTGGTAACCACCCCCCATCCGACAGCGAACCATGTTGCCGCACGGGCCGGTGAGATGGCTGTACAAACGAATCATCCCATTCTGGGTGTGGTTGAAAATATGTCCTATTTCACGGATCCCGCAGGTGAACGGCATTATCTATTCGGACGCGGCGGCGGTCAAAAGCTGGCTGAAGAGCTGAACACGAAACTGCTTGCGGAAGTGCCGATTCAATCCTTGGATGCTCAGGAAGGCGTTGATCCCACTACCCCTACTCTGTTTACAGAAAGCAGTGAGCAGTGGCATATTTTTATGGAATTAGCAGCGAGCGTCATTAAATCACAACAAAAGGTTAACTAA
- a CDS encoding globin: protein MSPEHNPNAEASQGRRTNSERPVSYYEQVGGAPTIHAIVEAFYPKVVAHPLLAPLFPEDINPVMEKQEMFLTQYFGGPQLYTMKEGHPRMRARHIGFPITPDRATAWLSCMQQAMDEVIEDKMLREQMMERLAMTAYFFVNTDEQETDK, encoded by the coding sequence TTGAGTCCAGAACATAATCCAAATGCCGAAGCATCCCAAGGGCGGCGTACAAACTCCGAACGTCCGGTATCCTATTACGAGCAGGTGGGCGGTGCCCCAACCATCCACGCCATTGTGGAAGCTTTCTATCCGAAAGTTGTCGCTCATCCACTTCTGGCTCCTTTGTTTCCGGAAGACATTAATCCGGTCATGGAAAAGCAGGAGATGTTCCTGACACAATACTTTGGAGGGCCTCAGCTATACACGATGAAAGAGGGCCATCCACGTATGAGAGCAAGACATATCGGATTTCCGATCACGCCTGACCGCGCAACGGCTTGGCTGAGCTGTATGCAGCAGGCGATGGACGAAGTCATCGAGGATAAAATGCTGCGTGAACAGATGATGGAACGGTTAGCCATGACCGCTTACTTTTTTGTGAATACGGATGAACAGGAGACTGACAAGTAA
- a CDS encoding NADPH-dependent FMN reductase → MKLVGISGAIIGSKTAIVVQKVLEEVKKIDPEIETELLDMKEYDVQFCDGRDPSAYTGDTKKVIDSVISSDFCLIGTPIYQASMSGVLKNLFDLIPTSALQQKVIGFVATGGTYQHYLVIENQLKPIAGFFRSYVAPGYVYVHDDHYNEFKEINDPDVLERIQRLASELVFMQKRLKTAE, encoded by the coding sequence ATGAAGCTGGTTGGAATATCGGGTGCGATCATTGGGAGCAAAACAGCCATCGTCGTACAAAAAGTACTGGAAGAAGTAAAGAAAATTGACCCGGAGATCGAAACGGAGCTGCTGGATATGAAGGAATATGATGTCCAGTTTTGTGACGGACGTGATCCGTCTGCTTATACCGGTGATACCAAGAAAGTGATCGACAGCGTCATTTCCAGTGACTTTTGTCTGATCGGAACACCTATTTATCAAGCCTCGATGTCAGGTGTGTTGAAGAATTTGTTTGACCTGATTCCGACATCGGCATTACAGCAAAAGGTGATCGGATTCGTTGCTACCGGCGGGACATATCAGCACTATCTTGTCATTGAAAATCAGCTGAAGCCGATTGCGGGTTTCTTCCGATCTTACGTGGCACCGGGCTATGTGTATGTGCATGATGATCATTATAATGAATTTAAGGAAATTAATGACCCGGATGTACTGGAAAGAATCCAGAGACTTGCGTCAGAGCTCGTATTTATGCAGAAACGTTTGAAAACGGCCGAATAA
- a CDS encoding M15 family metallopeptidase: MRKYVVTFIVAVLIIAGGFLAWDKYRTPAADGEVVEKTPALSPQKSSQPETSVSSAVKGTVSESTTKNQGSQTSSNQPKSGEAGKSTGQTQTAKNVNSKNTDSKPSAGSKSDSEASAKGSSKTGGKKEFVNTYSVEHVVSNPESTNVLVNKTYRLPAGYVPPDLVYPNVPFTFSEKVDKRKMRKEAATALEKLFAGAKKDGVSLAGVSAYRSESRQTTLYNNYVKRDGVKAADTYSARPGHSEHQTGLTIDVSGSTGKCAAESCFAGTKEAKWLASHAHEYGFIVRYPEGKDSITGYKYEPWHLRYIGTKIAQTVASRSTTLEQYFGSSIPVSK, encoded by the coding sequence ATGCGTAAATATGTGGTCACTTTTATAGTGGCCGTTCTAATTATAGCAGGAGGTTTCCTCGCATGGGACAAATACCGGACACCTGCTGCCGATGGAGAGGTTGTGGAGAAAACACCCGCGCTCTCGCCGCAGAAGAGTAGTCAGCCGGAAACATCCGTTTCTTCTGCAGTTAAAGGAACCGTGAGTGAAAGCACAACAAAGAATCAGGGCAGCCAGACTAGCAGTAATCAGCCAAAATCCGGTGAAGCTGGCAAGTCAACCGGTCAAACGCAAACGGCGAAAAATGTGAATTCTAAAAATACGGATTCCAAACCATCTGCGGGTTCCAAATCGGATTCAGAGGCTTCAGCGAAAGGTTCCAGTAAAACGGGCGGGAAAAAGGAATTTGTCAACACATACAGCGTAGAGCATGTCGTTTCGAATCCGGAAAGTACGAATGTATTGGTGAACAAAACCTACCGACTTCCTGCAGGTTATGTGCCGCCAGACCTGGTATACCCGAATGTACCATTCACTTTCTCAGAAAAGGTCGACAAACGCAAAATGCGTAAGGAAGCTGCGACTGCACTTGAAAAACTGTTCGCAGGTGCTAAAAAAGACGGTGTAAGCTTGGCGGGTGTGTCCGCCTACCGTTCAGAATCCCGTCAAACCACGTTGTATAATAACTATGTTAAGCGTGACGGAGTAAAAGCTGCCGATACGTATAGTGCCCGTCCGGGTCACAGCGAGCATCAGACGGGTCTGACCATTGACGTGTCGGGGAGCACCGGCAAATGTGCTGCAGAAAGCTGTTTCGCAGGAACCAAAGAAGCCAAATGGCTGGCAAGTCATGCGCATGAATATGGCTTTATCGTCCGTTATCCGGAAGGTAAGGATTCGATTACAGGCTACAAATATGAACCTTGGCATCTACGTTATATCGGGACCAAGATTGCTCAAACGGTTGCTAGCCGCTCGACCACGTTGGAGCAATATTTTGGAAGCTCGATTCCAGTGTCCAAATAA
- the selD gene encoding selenide, water dikinase SelD: MDSEFNIKLTSLSSKGGCGCKIGPADLSQVLRNLPPAEPNPNLLVGLDTSDDAGVYKLNDELALVQTLDFFTPIVDDPYSFGQIAAANAISDIYAMGAKPLTVLNIVAFPISTLDKRILSEILRGAGDKVKEAGATLVGGHSIDDKEPKFGLAVTGLVHPDRVRSNAGAKVGDKIVLTKPIGVGIMTTSIKNDKLSAEEIARVTQVMSTLNKKAAEVMENYDVHACTDVTGFGLMGHSLEMAKGSGVEILIRKDDVPVLPRVRELAEQGLVPGGSKNNYNHVEDSVHFPDQMDQIDRWILCDAVTSGGLLISVSADQAEALHQEMVSAGVEAKIIGEVTASGNGQIVIE; this comes from the coding sequence ATGGATTCTGAATTCAATATTAAATTAACCTCTCTATCAAGCAAAGGAGGATGTGGCTGCAAGATCGGTCCCGCCGATTTGAGCCAGGTACTTCGTAATCTTCCGCCGGCAGAGCCGAATCCTAACCTGCTGGTTGGTTTGGATACGAGTGATGATGCAGGCGTGTACAAGCTGAATGACGAGTTGGCACTGGTGCAAACGCTAGATTTTTTCACACCTATTGTTGATGATCCGTATTCTTTTGGGCAAATTGCCGCAGCGAATGCGATCAGTGATATTTATGCAATGGGCGCCAAGCCTTTAACGGTATTAAATATTGTGGCATTTCCGATTTCCACACTTGATAAACGTATTTTGTCCGAGATTTTACGCGGAGCAGGAGATAAAGTGAAGGAAGCTGGAGCGACCTTGGTAGGCGGACACTCTATTGACGACAAAGAGCCCAAATTCGGTTTAGCGGTCACAGGTCTTGTCCATCCTGATAGAGTACGCAGTAACGCCGGAGCCAAGGTAGGCGATAAGATCGTCCTGACCAAGCCGATTGGCGTAGGCATCATGACGACGTCCATTAAAAACGATAAGCTTTCAGCTGAAGAAATTGCACGAGTAACCCAGGTGATGTCGACTCTGAACAAAAAAGCAGCTGAAGTCATGGAAAACTATGATGTTCATGCCTGCACAGACGTGACCGGCTTCGGGTTGATGGGGCATTCGTTGGAAATGGCTAAGGGCAGCGGAGTGGAAATCCTTATTCGCAAGGATGATGTACCTGTACTTCCACGAGTCCGTGAGTTGGCAGAACAGGGGCTGGTACCCGGCGGATCCAAAAACAACTATAACCATGTTGAGGATAGTGTTCATTTCCCTGATCAGATGGATCAGATCGACCGCTGGATTCTATGTGATGCCGTCACTTCAGGTGGACTGCTGATCTCGGTAAGCGCAGACCAGGCTGAAGCATTGCATCAGGAGATGGTAAGCGCGGGTGTGGAAGCCAAAATTATCGGTGAAGTTACAGCCAGTGGTAACGGACAAATTGTGATCGAGTAG
- the mnmH gene encoding tRNA 2-selenouridine(34) synthase MnmH: protein MFQDISIEKLNELRAKNEMTVIDVRSPSEFADSTIPGSINIPFFTDEERAEIGTLYKQVSTQTAKERGLEIMSAKLPAFVKRFAEIKGNKTVFCWRGGMRSRTTATVLSLMGIHVYRLDGGYRSFRKWVVETLGMMDFAPKVFVLHGNTGTGKTEILKVLKGKGYPVVDLEGLAGHRGSIFGEIGLKSNNQKTFDSLLLEEILRYRDKPYILIEAESKRIGKVVLPEFLVDKKEQGTHIMLEAPTALRVTNILNDYRPKEHKEQSLKAFHQIKSRIHTPTAQEIEASLLTSQFGRAVELLLESYYDPRYAHTSHMYGEAFDQIPAIQFKTIEEAVELVEQRIKEMTSQMEPERTIKSGM from the coding sequence ATGTTTCAAGACATATCGATAGAGAAGCTAAATGAACTTCGAGCAAAAAATGAAATGACTGTCATTGATGTCAGGTCACCATCCGAATTCGCGGATTCCACGATACCGGGCAGCATCAATATACCATTTTTCACAGATGAAGAACGGGCCGAGATCGGCACGCTTTATAAACAAGTCAGCACACAAACAGCTAAAGAGCGGGGCCTGGAGATCATGTCTGCCAAGCTGCCTGCATTTGTAAAACGTTTTGCAGAAATTAAAGGAAATAAAACCGTCTTTTGCTGGCGCGGTGGTATGCGAAGCAGAACGACGGCAACGGTCCTTTCACTCATGGGTATTCATGTCTACCGCCTCGATGGAGGTTATCGCTCATTCCGGAAATGGGTCGTTGAGACGTTAGGTATGATGGATTTTGCCCCGAAGGTCTTTGTACTTCATGGTAATACGGGAACCGGAAAAACCGAAATTCTCAAAGTGTTGAAGGGGAAAGGATATCCGGTTGTCGATTTGGAAGGTTTGGCGGGTCACAGAGGTTCTATTTTCGGCGAGATTGGACTGAAGAGCAATAATCAGAAGACCTTTGATTCGCTCCTTTTAGAGGAGATCCTCCGCTATCGTGACAAGCCATACATTCTGATTGAAGCGGAAAGCAAGCGTATTGGAAAAGTGGTACTGCCCGAGTTCCTGGTTGATAAAAAAGAACAGGGAACACATATTATGCTTGAAGCTCCTACGGCCTTGCGGGTGACGAACATTTTGAACGATTACCGACCAAAAGAACATAAGGAACAGAGCTTAAAGGCTTTTCATCAGATCAAATCGCGGATTCATACGCCCACCGCCCAAGAAATTGAGGCAAGCTTGCTGACCTCACAATTCGGCCGTGCCGTTGAGCTTTTACTTGAATCCTATTATGATCCGAGATATGCACACACCTCCCATATGTACGGAGAAGCGTTTGATCAGATTCCAGCGATTCAATTCAAGACGATTGAAGAAGCCGTAGAACTTGTCGAACAGCGTATTAAAGAAATGACGAGCCAGATGGAACCTGAGCGAACAATAAAATCCGGCATGTAA
- a CDS encoding glycosyltransferase, giving the protein MRKKRVLILSEGFGSGHTQAGYALAAGMKRMNPNIRTKVIELGSFLNPTVAPWILSAYRLTIHTNPGLVGLLYRKQHDKPLSKLTTMALHRLFYHHTAEIIEHLRPDLIVSTHPIPTNIISRLKAAGLDIPLYTVITDYDAHASWINAEVDRFLVSTDSVRQLLLDRGVYPSNVQVTGIPVHPDFWSTEDKASVRRKLNIKNMPTVFIMGGGWGLVSNNQLTEQLIKWKEHVQLVFCLGSNQKLLDKMKNDPKFQHENIVLMGHTREISKWMDASDLLVTKPGGMTCTEALAKGLPMLFCESLPGQEEMNREYFVTRGYGEALKNENVIEDWLCKLACGEKIHMQRGSQQTSMPFDSTVTDSYNPSRCATELVNMLDYSAQQASVLTTHGIPVGI; this is encoded by the coding sequence ATGCGCAAGAAAAGAGTGTTAATCCTGTCTGAAGGTTTTGGAAGCGGGCATACACAGGCCGGTTATGCGCTGGCTGCAGGAATGAAAAGAATGAATCCGAATATTCGGACCAAAGTAATCGAGCTGGGCTCCTTCTTGAATCCTACCGTGGCACCCTGGATTCTCTCTGCCTACCGTTTAACGATTCACACCAATCCCGGCCTTGTCGGGTTGCTTTACCGCAAGCAGCATGACAAACCGCTGAGCAAATTGACCACGATGGCACTGCATAGGCTTTTTTATCATCACACGGCTGAAATTATCGAGCACTTAAGACCTGACTTAATCGTGAGTACGCATCCGATTCCAACCAATATCATTTCCCGGTTAAAAGCAGCCGGGCTAGATATCCCGCTCTATACGGTTATTACAGACTATGATGCTCATGCGTCGTGGATTAATGCCGAGGTCGACCGTTTCCTTGTTTCAACGGACAGCGTGCGTCAGCTTCTGCTTGATCGGGGCGTTTATCCGAGCAATGTTCAGGTTACAGGGATTCCGGTACATCCGGATTTCTGGTCGACTGAAGACAAGGCATCCGTCAGAAGAAAGCTGAACATTAAAAATATGCCTACGGTATTCATCATGGGCGGCGGTTGGGGGTTGGTCTCGAACAATCAGCTTACCGAGCAGTTGATCAAATGGAAGGAACATGTTCAGCTCGTTTTCTGTCTCGGCAGCAATCAGAAGCTGCTCGACAAAATGAAAAACGATCCGAAATTCCAGCATGAGAACATTGTGCTTATGGGTCACACGCGAGAAATCAGCAAATGGATGGACGCGTCCGATCTGCTCGTTACTAAGCCGGGCGGAATGACATGCACCGAGGCACTGGCCAAGGGCCTGCCCATGCTGTTCTGCGAATCCCTTCCGGGCCAGGAAGAGATGAATCGCGAATATTTTGTCACACGCGGCTACGGCGAGGCGCTCAAGAATGAGAATGTGATTGAAGATTGGCTCTGCAAGCTTGCCTGCGGTGAGAAGATCCACATGCAGCGCGGATCACAACAAACTTCGATGCCTTTTGATTCAACGGTAACAGATTCCTATAATCCCAGCCGCTGTGCTACTGAGCTTGTCAACATGCTGGATTATTCGGCTCAGCAAGCTAGCGTGCTAACAACTCATGGAATCCCTGTGGGTATATAA
- a CDS encoding DUF1835 domain-containing protein, with product MQNGKDMLMTMNDNLRRMLLIRMVERVEQGLLEKGNEKLAEELIGILNDVQREEQDRLDRKINVHVVFSSSGAGSVKVALSECEKRLESRVIQVDDFYSYGPILQLHLEQGRHKRERWMMERFNDRMYRLLDRENRVGHFLSKLSSIPENRRIYLWVGENAHDQVSARLAMYALRGKTNDIHILNVSQMYKEAVHRFEPKLEPKYVGHVPMEALTEMMIQFESAQPIDEKTKETLVRDWEQLSITTDTLRIWKNGEIVGLEEDAFDAEILNTVRSLQRSGDKENVKNGYVRAGAVVSELIERKIFESDRYIEYRLWHLISSGQLDFKGIPYALYLYSVKIP from the coding sequence ATGCAAAATGGAAAAGACATGTTAATGACCATGAATGATAATCTCAGAAGAATGCTGCTGATAAGGATGGTTGAACGTGTCGAGCAAGGCTTACTGGAGAAAGGGAATGAAAAATTGGCTGAAGAGCTGATAGGAATCTTAAATGATGTGCAGCGTGAAGAACAAGATCGTTTGGATCGTAAAATCAATGTGCATGTGGTTTTTAGCTCTTCAGGCGCGGGCTCAGTAAAAGTTGCTTTAAGTGAATGTGAAAAAAGGCTGGAGAGCCGAGTCATTCAAGTGGATGATTTTTATTCCTATGGACCGATCTTGCAGCTGCATCTAGAGCAAGGACGACATAAGCGGGAGCGATGGATGATGGAGCGTTTTAATGACCGGATGTATCGTCTATTGGATAGGGAAAACCGAGTTGGGCATTTTTTGAGTAAACTGAGCAGCATTCCGGAGAACCGCCGGATCTATCTCTGGGTTGGCGAGAACGCACATGACCAGGTATCTGCAAGACTAGCCATGTACGCTTTACGCGGTAAAACGAACGACATACATATCCTGAATGTTTCGCAAATGTATAAAGAAGCTGTACACAGGTTCGAACCTAAGCTTGAACCCAAATATGTTGGACATGTTCCCATGGAAGCCTTAACAGAGATGATGATTCAGTTTGAGTCTGCTCAGCCGATCGATGAAAAGACAAAGGAAACATTGGTTAGGGATTGGGAGCAGTTATCAATAACAACAGACACGCTGCGTATTTGGAAGAATGGAGAAATTGTTGGTCTTGAAGAAGACGCTTTTGACGCTGAAATACTCAATACGGTCCGCTCTTTGCAGCGATCGGGAGATAAGGAGAACGTAAAGAACGGTTATGTTAGGGCAGGAGCTGTGGTTTCAGAATTAATTGAACGAAAAATATTTGAAAGTGACAGATATATCGAATACCGATTGTGGCATTTGATCAGCAGCGGTCAGCTTGATTTTAAAGGCATACCGTATGCACTGTATTTGTACAGTGTAAAAATTCCGTGA
- a CDS encoding TetR/AcrR family transcriptional regulator gives MNPRVLKTRKSIMNAFHDLMTEKKYESITIRDIVLRAGINRSTFYLHFLDKADLMEQNSNFILEKLREAIRYPTFSLEAAQRDYEERQQPISSLIAFFNHIQEYFKFYSVMLGEKQFPQQLDEVIKEELLKFSLDKVRCAYNAGGLIGLIRYWVSTKMQESPEHMAKWVTQMLLFPYSQMDE, from the coding sequence ATGAATCCGCGTGTTCTTAAGACCAGAAAATCCATTATGAATGCCTTCCATGATCTGATGACAGAGAAAAAATATGAATCCATTACTATTCGCGATATTGTTCTGCGTGCCGGTATTAACCGGTCTACCTTCTATCTGCATTTCCTGGATAAAGCAGATTTGATGGAGCAGAATTCAAATTTCATACTTGAAAAGCTCCGGGAAGCCATACGTTACCCCACGTTCAGCCTTGAAGCTGCACAGCGTGATTATGAGGAGCGGCAGCAGCCCATTTCTTCGTTGATCGCTTTTTTCAATCATATCCAGGAGTACTTCAAATTCTATTCCGTCATGCTTGGTGAAAAGCAATTTCCACAGCAACTGGATGAGGTGATCAAAGAAGAGCTATTGAAATTTTCACTTGATAAAGTCCGTTGTGCCTACAATGCAGGCGGGTTGATCGGTCTCATACGGTACTGGGTTTCAACGAAAATGCAAGAATCTCCTGAGCATATGGCCAAATGGGTAACGCAGATGCTACTTTTTCCTTATAGTCAGATGGATGAATAA
- a CDS encoding SDR family oxidoreductase, translating into MKLQDKVTVITGAGSGMGKEMALLFAQEGAKLVLADISQASLDQVVAQVKENGGNAVGVIANVAKEEDVQNMIDTAVNTYGSLDVLVNNAGIMDKMTPVTELTDELWERVIGVNATGPMRAIRKALPIMIKQGKGVIVNTASVGGLFGSRAGAAYTASKHAVVGLTKNVGFQYADAGIRCNAIAPGGVETNIMADAGEINMESIGMKKAMAGIASNPRNGKPEEIAKVALFLASDDSSFVNGTVITADSGWTAY; encoded by the coding sequence ATGAAACTTCAAGACAAAGTTACTGTGATCACGGGTGCAGGCTCCGGCATGGGTAAAGAGATGGCACTGCTGTTCGCGCAGGAAGGAGCTAAGCTGGTTCTTGCCGACATTTCGCAAGCCTCATTGGACCAGGTTGTAGCTCAGGTGAAGGAAAACGGCGGAAACGCTGTAGGCGTAATTGCTAACGTTGCTAAAGAAGAAGACGTGCAAAACATGATTGATACCGCTGTGAATACTTATGGATCACTGGATGTACTGGTAAACAACGCAGGCATCATGGATAAAATGACACCGGTTACGGAGCTTACCGACGAGCTGTGGGAAAGAGTGATCGGTGTCAACGCTACCGGTCCAATGCGCGCCATCCGTAAAGCGCTGCCTATCATGATCAAGCAGGGTAAAGGCGTAATCGTCAACACGGCTTCAGTCGGCGGATTATTTGGATCCCGTGCTGGCGCAGCCTACACAGCTTCCAAACATGCTGTCGTCGGTCTGACTAAAAACGTAGGCTTTCAATATGCCGATGCGGGAATTCGCTGTAATGCGATCGCTCCAGGTGGCGTAGAAACAAATATTATGGCTGATGCAGGCGAGATTAACATGGAATCCATTGGCATGAAAAAGGCTATGGCTGGAATAGCTTCGAACCCAAGAAACGGCAAGCCTGAAGAAATTGCCAAAGTGGCATTGTTCCTGGCTTCGGATGATTCGAGCTTTGTGAACGGAACGGTAATTACAGCCGATTCAGGTTGGACTGCTTACTAA
- a CDS encoding MFS transporter, with translation MLWREKKYAWFLLIFLWCFGFAGSLSRFVISYYQGEITSSLGVGRNFLGTTWSVATFIGALCAPLGGLLVDRFGVKKVMVLVCSCQILSIITVLTLQNELGYFIGNGLFAGFVGLGASTSYVLITSWFRHHRAKALAVLGSSTSLGFAVMVPVLATWEGLNWIKVYQVLLLISLIFIPCIIFVLREHQKADSKDEDYVTAMSSPSESTNKPAAKWLTGMRIFTKMLRHPVYLVVAFGILTCGISMGTVEMNLVAIHQQAHVSTAMISSAMSLLGLLEVFGGITFSFLLDHTSRTKALAILYLLRTAAFTLLILHFPVSPVLFSLIFGATYVGAVPGAILVARESLGGTDKNMGLHTGILLLVHQLGGVLAAMGGGFNFDYAHNYQILIGFNLLLSLLVSAGYFRVQSHRKTTTAAESLAQ, from the coding sequence ATGCTGTGGAGAGAGAAAAAATATGCCTGGTTTTTGCTGATATTTCTATGGTGCTTCGGCTTTGCCGGATCACTGAGCCGGTTCGTCATTTCATATTACCAGGGGGAGATTACATCTAGTCTTGGTGTAGGGAGAAATTTTCTGGGTACGACCTGGTCGGTTGCGACATTTATCGGCGCGTTGTGTGCACCGCTTGGCGGGCTGCTTGTGGACCGATTCGGGGTCAAAAAGGTGATGGTGCTCGTGTGCAGCTGTCAAATCCTTTCGATCATCACTGTACTGACCCTTCAAAATGAGCTCGGCTATTTTATCGGAAATGGATTATTCGCGGGATTTGTCGGTCTGGGGGCTTCTACCAGCTATGTTTTGATTACAAGCTGGTTCAGGCATCACCGGGCCAAGGCTTTGGCTGTACTCGGAAGCTCAACATCTCTTGGCTTTGCTGTAATGGTACCGGTTCTTGCCACTTGGGAAGGACTCAACTGGATTAAGGTCTATCAAGTGCTGCTTCTGATCAGTCTGATCTTTATTCCCTGCATTATTTTTGTACTGCGTGAACATCAAAAAGCGGATAGTAAGGACGAAGATTACGTTACTGCTATGTCTTCCCCATCCGAGTCTACAAACAAACCTGCAGCGAAGTGGCTTACGGGTATGAGAATATTCACGAAAATGCTCAGGCATCCGGTATACCTCGTTGTCGCATTCGGTATCCTCACCTGCGGAATCAGTATGGGAACGGTGGAAATGAACCTGGTTGCCATTCACCAGCAGGCACATGTCTCTACCGCAATGATCTCATCCGCAATGAGTCTGCTTGGCCTGCTCGAGGTATTCGGTGGCATCACATTTTCCTTCCTGCTGGATCATACCTCCAGAACTAAAGCGTTAGCCATTTTATACCTTCTAAGAACAGCTGCATTCACCTTGCTGATACTCCATTTCCCGGTATCGCCTGTTTTGTTCTCGCTGATCTTTGGTGCCACTTATGTTGGAGCTGTTCCGGGAGCAATCCTTGTAGCCAGAGAGTCTCTGGGCGGGACAGATAAAAATATGGGTCTGCACACGGGAATTCTGCTGCTGGTTCATCAGCTTGGCGGGGTGCTGGCTGCCATGGGCGGCGGTTTCAATTTTGATTATGCTCATAATTATCAGATCCTGATCGGTTTTAATCTTCTCTTAAGTCTGCTTGTAAGTGCTGGATACTTTAGAGTACAATCCCATCGTAAGACTACGACAGCTGCGGAATCCTTGGCTCAATAA